One Actinospica robiniae DSM 44927 genomic region harbors:
- a CDS encoding sigma-70 family RNA polymerase sigma factor: MPQVVGLVDTELAEAARSGDADALDALVAECLPLVYSIVRRSLRASSDVDDVVQDVMLNVVRGLGSLRDPERLRAWLAAVTVNQIRVYLRSGRTGSFAVADRFEPFDQPDPGSEFVGHSLLQLDLSDQRRETARAANWLDPEHRDLLGLWWLEASGHLSRAELIAALGLDPHLVTVRVARMKEQLDSCRQILRAFDSGCVDLMELAADWRGETSSVWRKRFIRHVRACHRCVSATDGLIAPERLLAGLPLLPLPLAYLGPAQGGAGIAGAGYGTGHSGGGYGAGHAGSGYGTSHGAGFGVPNGGSGYGTGYETTGSGGHLAGSSSAGGGGSGSGPDTATVHLEHSRHSARHRAGSHGGAAGGSSGKTGVASLFGKPLGVAAAVLSVLGVAAAVVFVARPATTTSAVQSQSTSQSAPVSTALASVGSVVVPSTQASQSSAAASPSPTHAASHSASASAHATHPAAPVTSTTSSGSSGSQSPAEQVLAVINAARKSAGLPAYTMSSGLIKSATAHNNLMADGCGLSHQCSGEPAIGDRVTAAGVHWTACGENIGEGGPEPDTQAGMAKMAVGLTNDMLAEKPPNDGHRLNILSSSFTEVGIVVSIDSSGTVWMTQDFAN; this comes from the coding sequence CACGGAGTTGGCCGAGGCCGCGCGCTCGGGAGACGCGGACGCGCTGGACGCGCTGGTGGCCGAATGCCTGCCGCTGGTCTACTCGATAGTGCGCCGCTCGTTGCGAGCGAGTTCCGACGTCGACGACGTGGTCCAAGACGTCATGCTCAACGTCGTGCGCGGCCTCGGCTCGCTGCGCGACCCGGAGCGGTTGCGGGCGTGGCTCGCGGCCGTCACGGTCAACCAGATCCGCGTGTATCTGCGGTCCGGACGCACCGGATCGTTCGCCGTCGCGGACCGGTTCGAGCCCTTCGACCAACCGGACCCCGGCAGCGAGTTCGTCGGCCATTCCCTGCTTCAGCTCGACCTGTCCGACCAGCGCCGGGAGACCGCGCGTGCGGCGAACTGGCTGGATCCGGAGCACCGCGACCTGCTCGGGTTGTGGTGGCTCGAGGCATCCGGACATCTCAGCCGGGCTGAGTTGATCGCCGCGCTCGGGCTGGACCCGCACCTCGTCACAGTGCGGGTGGCGCGGATGAAGGAGCAGCTCGACAGCTGCCGCCAGATACTGCGCGCTTTCGACTCCGGGTGCGTCGACCTGATGGAACTCGCGGCGGATTGGCGCGGCGAGACGTCGTCGGTGTGGCGCAAGCGCTTCATCCGGCACGTGCGAGCCTGCCATCGCTGCGTGTCCGCGACGGATGGTCTGATCGCCCCGGAGCGATTGCTCGCCGGACTTCCGCTGCTGCCACTGCCTCTCGCGTATCTCGGCCCTGCGCAAGGAGGCGCGGGTATCGCGGGCGCGGGCTACGGCACCGGACATTCGGGCGGTGGTTACGGGGCTGGGCATGCGGGTTCAGGCTACGGGACGTCGCACGGGGCCGGCTTCGGGGTGCCGAACGGGGGTTCGGGCTACGGGACCGGCTATGAGACGACCGGCAGTGGCGGGCACTTAGCCGGGAGCTCGAGCGCTGGCGGCGGTGGGAGCGGCTCCGGTCCCGATACGGCGACGGTGCACCTTGAACACAGCCGCCATAGTGCGCGGCATCGCGCCGGTTCGCACGGCGGGGCTGCGGGAGGTTCGTCGGGTAAGACCGGCGTCGCCTCACTGTTCGGCAAGCCGCTTGGTGTCGCCGCGGCGGTGTTGTCGGTACTCGGTGTCGCGGCAGCGGTCGTCTTCGTCGCTCGACCCGCCACGACGACGTCGGCGGTCCAATCGCAGTCCACCAGCCAGTCCGCGCCGGTGTCGACCGCGCTCGCTTCGGTGGGCTCCGTGGTCGTCCCATCTACGCAGGCTTCGCAGAGTTCCGCCGCAGCTTCGCCGTCACCGACGCACGCGGCCAGCCACAGCGCGTCGGCCTCCGCCCACGCGACGCACCCGGCGGCGCCGGTGACGTCGACGACGAGCTCCGGCTCAAGTGGGAGCCAGAGCCCTGCGGAGCAGGTGCTCGCGGTGATCAACGCGGCACGCAAATCGGCAGGGCTCCCGGCGTACACGATGAGCTCGGGCCTGATCAAGAGCGCGACCGCGCATAACAACCTGATGGCCGACGGCTGCGGACTCTCGCACCAATGCTCGGGCGAGCCCGCGATCGGCGACCGGGTGACGGCAGCCGGCGTGCACTGGACGGCGTGCGGCGAGAACATCGGCGAGGGCGGCCCCGAACCGGACACGCAGGCCGGGATGGCGAAGATGGCGGTGGGTCTCACGAACGACATGCTCGCCGAGAAGCCGCCGAACGACGGGCACCGGCTCAATATTCTGAGTTCGAGCTTTACGGAAGTCGGCATCGTGGTCTCGATCGACTCGTCCGGGACGGTCTGGATGACGCAGGACTTCGCGAACTGA
- a CDS encoding tetratricopeptide repeat protein, which translates to MPDPEHNELLLEAAFRTGSFEQAEQAARAAEQTAQRQRKHAAVARARVQLGLIRHYQSVLRRHRPPEDAAAAEEEALFRSALALAEAVADRACAAAALLGIGLVEQVTRGDWNEAMPYYRRAEALIPELRSGRDAYTESEIQRRLGLYFLVADTRPERALHHLGLSHAILESGGDERLIPSSLTALASAERARGAYARAVELAQEAAQRAREAGLSALWVAEAEQELRAARAALTASPPGSAPASPPASPPASA; encoded by the coding sequence ATGCCAGACCCCGAACACAACGAACTCCTGCTCGAGGCCGCCTTCCGCACCGGATCATTCGAGCAAGCGGAGCAGGCCGCCCGCGCGGCAGAGCAAACCGCGCAACGCCAAAGAAAGCACGCCGCGGTAGCGAGGGCGAGAGTCCAACTCGGCCTGATCCGCCACTATCAAAGTGTCCTGCGACGCCACCGACCGCCGGAAGACGCCGCGGCAGCCGAGGAGGAAGCCCTGTTCCGCAGTGCCCTGGCGCTCGCGGAAGCGGTAGCAGATAGAGCATGCGCAGCCGCCGCGCTCCTCGGAATCGGCCTGGTCGAGCAAGTCACCCGCGGAGACTGGAACGAGGCGATGCCGTACTACCGGCGAGCCGAAGCCCTCATCCCGGAGCTGAGAAGCGGCCGAGACGCGTACACGGAATCGGAGATACAGCGTCGTCTGGGCCTGTACTTCCTCGTGGCCGATACGAGGCCGGAGCGCGCACTGCACCACCTCGGCCTCTCTCACGCCATCCTCGAAAGCGGCGGAGACGAAAGGCTGATCCCCAGCAGCCTCACCGCCCTCGCGTCCGCCGAGCGGGCACGGGGAGCGTACGCACGAGCCGTGGAACTGGCGCAGGAGGCGGCGCAGAGGGCGAGGGAGGCGGGCCTGAGCGCGCTGTGGGTCGCAGAGGCCGAACAGGAGCTGCGCGCGGCCCGCGCCGCCCTCACCGCCTCCCCACCCGGTTCCGCGCCCGCCTCGCCGCCGGCTTCCCCGCCGGCTTCCGCGTAA
- a CDS encoding helix-turn-helix domain-containing protein, with product MHVLGYAADRGEDPPFAAGGARERELDRLLRTGPFHEALRAAVANSGLSLDRIQDRLRRRGAVISVPTLSSWQSGRYRPERAGSLAVLSALEEVLGVRPESLAALVGPPRPRGRRSAPQDGPGLGATWSGQLDISSALSQVDTRWDQSLTRLSTHCRLELDEQGRERSMHSRQLLRADVDGPDRWVTVFRRDEPGPPPKIETCDPLRIGAVVESEAAGLLVAEVLFDRKLTRGESIIVEYTLDHRDPRPSSTVLQSTLHVPVREYVLEVRFDPSALPASCHSFRSTTAGSRPQERLLKPDAAGSVLAVALAAGPCLLGIRWDWTTPVQGARDDWDR from the coding sequence ATGCACGTCCTCGGGTACGCCGCCGATCGGGGCGAGGATCCGCCGTTCGCCGCGGGCGGCGCCCGCGAGCGGGAGCTCGACAGACTTCTGCGAACCGGTCCGTTCCACGAGGCGCTGCGCGCGGCCGTGGCCAACAGCGGCCTGAGCCTGGACCGGATCCAGGACCGGCTGCGCCGCCGCGGCGCCGTGATCTCGGTGCCCACGCTCAGTTCCTGGCAGTCCGGCAGATACCGCCCGGAGCGCGCCGGCTCGCTCGCCGTCCTGTCCGCGCTGGAGGAAGTGCTCGGCGTGCGCCCGGAATCCCTCGCCGCCCTCGTCGGCCCGCCCCGCCCGCGCGGCCGGCGCAGCGCCCCCCAGGACGGCCCCGGCCTCGGCGCGACCTGGTCGGGCCAGCTGGACATCAGCAGTGCCCTGAGTCAGGTGGACACCCGCTGGGACCAGAGCCTGACCCGGCTGAGCACGCACTGCCGGCTGGAGTTGGACGAGCAGGGCAGAGAACGAAGCATGCACAGCCGGCAGCTGCTCCGCGCCGACGTCGACGGCCCCGACCGCTGGGTGACGGTGTTCCGAAGGGACGAGCCCGGGCCGCCGCCGAAGATAGAGACGTGCGACCCCCTGCGCATCGGCGCCGTCGTCGAATCCGAAGCGGCCGGCCTGCTGGTGGCGGAGGTACTGTTCGACCGCAAGCTGACGCGAGGCGAATCGATCATCGTCGAGTACACCCTGGACCACCGCGACCCGAGGCCCAGCTCGACGGTACTGCAGTCCACGCTGCACGTCCCCGTCCGCGAATACGTCCTCGAAGTCAGATTCGACCCCTCCGCACTGCCCGCCTCCTGCCACTCCTTCCGCAGCACCACAGCCGGATCGCGCCCGCAAGAGCGCCTGCTGAAGCCCGACGCCGCCGGCTCCGTGCTGGCCGTGGCGTTGGCCGCGGGCCCCTGCCTCCTCGGCATCCGCTGGGACTGGACGACCCCGGTACAGGGCGCGCGAGACGACTGGGACAGATAG
- a CDS encoding G1 family glutamic endopeptidase, translating to MSHRSYVRALAIGAAGLTAAFSAPAAFAASTPAAATGQISAAMASQESHGLHALTSLRSATVSSTNWSGYAATGASGAFTSVSASWTQPTITCTSKTTYSSFWVGLDGYSNSALEQTGTEADCIGGKAKYGAWWEVLPASESAYSVTVKAGDSLTASVARNSSGTFTMTLTDSTQGWTKTTTHAGSSGYQDSSAEVIAEATEVNGRIANLSNFGTVNFKNATANGTALGSYSPTEIVMAGSSDTKAQPGSISGGSFSDTWKNYT from the coding sequence ATGTCCCACAGGTCTTATGTCCGTGCTCTGGCGATCGGCGCGGCCGGCCTCACCGCGGCCTTCAGCGCGCCCGCCGCCTTCGCCGCCTCCACCCCGGCCGCCGCCACCGGCCAGATCAGCGCCGCCATGGCCAGCCAGGAGAGCCACGGCCTGCACGCCCTCACCTCACTGCGTTCCGCCACCGTGTCCTCGACCAACTGGTCGGGCTACGCCGCCACCGGCGCCTCCGGCGCGTTCACCTCGGTCTCCGCCTCCTGGACCCAGCCGACCATCACCTGCACCTCGAAGACCACTTACTCCTCCTTCTGGGTCGGGCTCGACGGATACAGCAACTCGGCGCTGGAGCAGACCGGCACCGAGGCGGACTGCATCGGCGGCAAGGCGAAGTACGGCGCGTGGTGGGAGGTGCTCCCCGCCTCGGAGAGCGCCTACTCGGTGACCGTCAAGGCGGGCGACTCGCTCACCGCGAGCGTCGCGCGCAACAGCAGCGGAACCTTCACCATGACCCTGACCGACTCCACCCAGGGCTGGACCAAGACCACGACCCACGCCGGCTCCTCCGGCTACCAGGACTCGTCCGCCGAGGTCATCGCGGAGGCGACCGAGGTCAACGGCCGGATCGCGAACCTGTCCAACTTCGGCACGGTGAACTTCAAGAACGCCACCGCGAACGGGACCGCACTCGGTAGCTACTCGCCGACCGAGATCGTGATGGCCGGCAGCTCGGACACGAAGGCGCAGCCGGGCTCGATCTCCGGCGGCTCCTTCTCGGACACCTGGAAGAACTACACCTGA
- a CDS encoding isochorismatase family protein, whose product MATTLLLLDLQRGRLDAPRPVSGAARLIRAAAELLERARAGGVPVVHVRHDGAPGEPDAAGTAGWELHHPIVEGEHVLSAPHADAFAGTDLAVLLPPRSVVVVAGLASDGRVRATVLAGLRQGYEMRLVRGAHAAYDGGGRGADEITARVELELEAAGAKLVAPHGRLF is encoded by the coding sequence ATGGCCACCACACTGCTCCTCCTCGACCTTCAGCGCGGCCGGCTCGACGCCCCCCGGCCGGTGTCCGGCGCGGCCCGCCTGATCAGGGCGGCGGCGGAGTTGTTGGAGCGGGCGCGGGCGGGCGGCGTGCCGGTCGTGCACGTGCGCCACGACGGCGCGCCCGGGGAGCCGGACGCGGCGGGCACCGCGGGCTGGGAGCTCCACCACCCGATCGTCGAGGGCGAACACGTCCTCAGTGCCCCGCACGCGGATGCCTTCGCGGGCACGGATCTGGCCGTGTTGCTGCCGCCGCGCTCGGTCGTCGTCGTGGCCGGGCTGGCCAGCGACGGACGGGTGCGCGCGACGGTGCTGGCCGGGCTGCGTCAGGGCTATGAGATGCGGCTGGTGCGCGGGGCGCATGCGGCCTACGACGGCGGCGGACGCGGCGCGGACGAGATCACCGCCCGGGTCGAGCTCGAACTCGAGGCCGCGGGCGCGAAGCTGGTGGCCCCGCACGGCCGGCTGTTCTGA
- a CDS encoding carbohydrate binding domain-containing protein: MVSGALAVGLVASVSLLASPATAAATNLLSDPGFESSLSGWSCDAGTAAVVSSPVHAGSGALAGSPSSSDDAQCTQTVSVVPNTSYTLSGYVEGSYVYIGVSGGSSTWTPSASSWQQLSVTFTTGASQTSVQVFVHGWYAQPTYYADDLALTGPAGASSSPSASASASKTPTPSASASASPSHSASPSASASPTPTGTSTGTSGPWTHPVYWMPLDNGAQSISSVISGSGETEYNLSFVLDSGGCTPAWDGNSSELVSSDTAVLADVNAIRAAGGDVAVTFGGYNGTELGTTCGSASALAAAYQQVITKYHLTHVDFDYENGALDSNTAIRFGAIATIEKNNPSLKVSLTIPMTTVGFPGTGTDEIQQAKADGARLDVVNIMNFDTGLTSGTETGQTETITDDAITQLESIYGWSAAQAWSHLGLTLMNGHTDQPSELFLQSDFSNLLAFSKSNHPALFSFWSANRDFPCPSGAVEPWAPGTCSNVTQNAYDFTKIIVQYGG, translated from the coding sequence TTGGTCTCCGGCGCTCTGGCGGTCGGTCTGGTCGCGAGTGTCAGCCTGCTGGCGAGCCCGGCGACGGCGGCGGCGACGAATCTGTTGTCCGATCCGGGCTTCGAGTCCTCGCTCTCCGGGTGGAGTTGCGATGCGGGGACGGCGGCGGTGGTCTCCTCGCCGGTGCACGCGGGTTCGGGGGCGCTGGCCGGGTCGCCTTCGTCTTCGGATGACGCGCAGTGCACGCAGACGGTCTCGGTGGTGCCGAACACGTCGTATACGTTGTCGGGGTATGTCGAGGGCTCGTATGTGTATATCGGGGTGAGCGGGGGCTCTTCGACGTGGACGCCGAGTGCGTCGAGTTGGCAGCAGTTGAGCGTGACGTTCACGACGGGTGCGTCGCAGACCTCTGTGCAGGTGTTCGTGCACGGCTGGTATGCGCAGCCGACGTATTACGCGGATGACCTGGCGCTGACGGGGCCGGCCGGGGCGAGCTCCTCGCCGTCCGCGAGCGCGTCCGCGAGCAAGACCCCCACGCCGTCCGCAAGCGCCAGCGCGAGCCCGTCGCACTCCGCCAGCCCGAGCGCCAGCGCCTCGCCGACGCCCACGGGCACCTCCACCGGCACCTCGGGCCCCTGGACCCACCCGGTGTACTGGATGCCGCTGGACAACGGCGCGCAATCGATCTCGTCGGTCATCTCAGGGTCCGGAGAGACCGAGTACAACCTCTCCTTCGTGCTCGACTCGGGCGGCTGCACCCCGGCCTGGGACGGGAACTCCAGCGAGCTGGTCTCCTCCGACACGGCCGTGCTCGCGGACGTCAACGCGATCCGCGCGGCCGGCGGCGACGTCGCCGTGACCTTCGGCGGCTACAACGGCACCGAACTCGGCACGACCTGCGGGTCCGCGTCGGCTCTGGCCGCCGCCTACCAGCAGGTGATCACCAAGTACCACCTCACGCACGTCGACTTCGACTACGAGAACGGCGCGCTGGACTCGAACACCGCGATCCGCTTCGGCGCCATCGCCACCATCGAGAAGAACAACCCCAGCCTCAAGGTCTCGCTCACCATCCCGATGACCACCGTCGGCTTCCCCGGCACCGGCACCGACGAGATCCAGCAGGCCAAGGCGGACGGCGCCCGGCTCGACGTCGTCAACATCATGAACTTCGACACCGGCCTGACTTCGGGCACTGAGACCGGGCAGACCGAGACCATCACCGACGACGCGATCACCCAGCTCGAGTCGATCTACGGCTGGAGCGCGGCGCAGGCCTGGTCGCACCTCGGGCTCACCCTGATGAACGGGCACACCGACCAGCCGTCCGAGCTGTTCCTGCAGTCGGACTTCTCGAACCTGCTGGCGTTCTCGAAGTCCAACCACCCGGCTCTGTTCTCGTTCTGGTCGGCGAACCGGGACTTCCCGTGCCCGTCCGGCGCGGTCGAGCCCTGGGCTCCGGGCACCTGCTCGAACGTGACGCAGAACGCTTACGACTTCACGAAGATCATCGTGCAGTACGGCGGCTGA
- a CDS encoding MazG-like family protein yields MDTDPWDVIDRLVAWLDAGSALPPETKTILQILKITEEAGEVAEALIGVTGQNPRKGFSHDWQDVEHELCDVIITAMVALTRVNPQARAVFAERLSVVSERAGHDGSDTGS; encoded by the coding sequence ATGGACACCGATCCCTGGGACGTCATCGACCGGCTGGTCGCCTGGCTCGACGCGGGCAGCGCGCTGCCGCCGGAGACCAAGACCATCCTGCAGATCCTCAAGATCACCGAGGAGGCCGGCGAGGTCGCCGAGGCGTTGATCGGGGTGACCGGGCAGAATCCGCGCAAGGGCTTCTCGCACGACTGGCAGGACGTCGAGCACGAGCTCTGCGACGTCATCATCACCGCGATGGTCGCGCTCACCCGGGTCAATCCGCAGGCGCGCGCGGTGTTCGCCGAGCGTCTGTCCGTCGTGTCCGAGCGGGCCGGACACGACGGATCAGACACAGGGTCCTGA